A region of Neovison vison isolate M4711 chromosome 7, ASM_NN_V1, whole genome shotgun sequence DNA encodes the following proteins:
- the LOC122911765 gene encoding cytoplasmic tRNA 2-thiolation protein 1 has translation MPAPQCFSCHAARAALRRPRSGQALCGPCFCTAFEAEVLHTVLAGRLLPPGAVVAVGASGGKDSTVLAHVLRELAPRLGVSLRLVAVDEGIGGYRDAALAAVRRQAARWDLPLTVVAYADLFGGWTMDAVARSMAGTGRSRACCTFCGVLRRRALEEGARLVGATHIVTGHNADDMAETVLMNFLRGDAGRLARGGGLGSRGEGGALPRCRPLQLASQKEVVLYAHFRRLDYFSEECVYAPEAFRGHARDLLKLLEAARPSAALDLVHSAERLALAPAARPPPPGACSRCGALASRSLCQACALLDGLQRGQPRLAIGKGRGGRDEEGPPPPPPSDPGSAPGPAAGECGAACKERCE, from the exons ATGCCCGCCCCGCAGTGCTTCTCCTGCCACGCGGCCCGCGCAGCCCTCCGCCGCCCGCGCTCCGGCCAAGCGCTGTGCGGGCCCTGCTTCTGCACCGCCTTCGAGGCCGAGGTGCTGCACACGGTGCTGGCGGGCCGCCTGCTGCCACCTGGCGCCGTGGTGGCCGTGGGCGCCTCCGGCGGCAAGGACTCCACAGTGCTGGCGCACGTGCTGCGCGAACTAGCGCCGCGCCTGGGCGTCTCGCTGCGCCTGGTGGCGGTGGATGAGGGCATCGGCGGCTACCGGGACGCGGCGCTAGCTGCCGTGCGGCGCCAGGCCGCGCGCTGGGACCTCCCGCTCACCGTCGTGGCCTATGCAGACCTCTTCGGGGGCTGGACTATGGACGCTGTGGCCCGCAGCATGGCCGGCACCGGCCGCAGCCGCGCCTGCTGCACCTTCTGCGGGGTGCTGCGGCGCCGCGCGCTGGAGGAAGGGGCGCGCCTCGTGGGAGCCACGCACATCGTCACGG gCCACAACGCCGACGACATGGCCGAGACCGTGCTCATGAACTTCCTGCGGGGCGACGCGGGGCGGCTGGCCCGGGGCGGGGGCCTGGGCTCGCGCGGCGAGGGGGGCGCCCTGCCGCGCTGCCGCCCCCTGCAGCTGGCCTCGCAGAAGGAGGTGGTGCTGTACGCGCACTTCCGCCGCCTTGACTACTTCTCCGAGGAGTGTGTCTACGCTCCCGAGGCCTTCCGCGGCCACGCGCGCGACCTGCTGAAGCTCCTGGAGGCAGCACGGCCGTCCGCGGCGCTGGACCTGGTGCACTCGGCCGAGCGCCTGGCCCTGGCCCCGGCCGCGCGGCCCCCGCCGCCTGGCGCCTGCTCCCGCTGCGGGGCGCTGGCCAGCCGCTCGCTCTGCCAGGCCTGCGCCCTCCTGGACGGCCTGCAGCGCGGCCAGCCCCGCCTGGCCATCGGCAAGGGCCGCGGGGGGCGCGACGAGGAGgggccgccgcccccgccgcccagCGACCCCGGGTCTGCGCCAGGCCCCGCCGCCGGGGAGTGCGGGGCAGCCTGTAAGGAGCGCTGCGAATAA